A section of the Citrus sinensis cultivar Valencia sweet orange chromosome 8, DVS_A1.0, whole genome shotgun sequence genome encodes:
- the LOC102616424 gene encoding polyol transporter 5-like, producing MAAGLGTESNNNTDPQNQKTLADFDPQKKPKRNLYASGAAILASMTSILLGYDIGVMSGAALYIKDDLKVSDTKIEILMGILNIYSLIGSLAAGRTSDWIGRRYTIVLAGAIFFAGALLMGFATNYAFLMGGRFVAGIGVGYALMIAPVYTAELSPASTRGFLTSFPEVFINGGILLGYVSNYGFSKLPLHLGWRMMLGIGAIPSVLLAVGVLAMPESPRWLVMQGRLADAKKVLDKTSDSKEESMLRLADIKEAAGIPEDCNDDVVQVPKINRGEGVWKELLVRPTPAVRHIIVAAVGIHFFQQASGIDSVVLYSPRIFEKAGITSKDEKLLATVAVGFVKTTFILVATFLLDKIGRRPLLLSSVAGMIASLATLAISLTVIDQSHKKMIWAIGLAISTVLSYVAFFSIGMGPITWVYSSEILPLKLRAQGASIGVMVNRVTSGVVSMTFLSLSKAITIGGSFFLYASIASVAWVFFYTCLPETQGKTLEEMGALFGNFRWLRDSKREKRRNKANEINGDGASNVQLGPVSNGN from the exons ATGGCTGCAGGCTTGGGAACCGAGAGCAACAACAATACTGACCctcaaaaccaaaaaactcTTGCGGATTTTGATCCccaaaagaaaccaaaaagaaatctGTATGCCTCCGGCGCTGCCATTTTGGCTTCCATGACTTCAATCTTACTAGGTTATG ACATTGGAGTAATGAGTGGAGCTGCACTCTACATCAAAGACGACTTGAAAGTCAGTGACACAAAAATCGAGATCTTAATGGGAATCTTGAATATTTACTCACTCATCGGCTCACTGGCTGCCGGCAGAACCTCCGACTGGATTGGCCGCCGGTACACTATCGTGTTAGCCGGGGCCATCTTCTTCGCCGGAGCGCTGCTCATGGGGTTCGCCACAAACTACGCTTTCCTCATGGGGGGTCGCTTCGTCGCCGGTATCGGCGTCGGATACGCTCTCATGATCGCTCCCGTTTACACAGCTGAACTTTCTCCGGCTTCTACTCGAGGCTTTCTCACCTCATTTCCTGAG GTTTTCATTAACGGCGGGATATTACTTGGCTACGTCTCGAACTACGGATTCTCCAAACTACCCCTCCACTTAGGCTGGCGCATGATGCTCGGAATCGGCGCCATTCCGTCGGTGCTTCTCGCCGTCGGCGTGTTAGCCATGCCAGAATCTCCGCGCTGGCTGGTGATGCAAGGCCGACTCGCCGATGCAAAGAAAGTTCTCGACAAAACCTCGGACTCGAAAGAGGAGTCTATGCTCAGACTCGCCGATATCAAAGAAGCAGCCGGCATTCCTGAAGACTGCAACGACGACGTCGTTCAAGTACCGAAAATCAACCGTGGCGAAGGCGTATGGAAAGAGCTGCTGGTCCGTCCTACACCGGCCGTTCGTCACATCATAGTCGCAGCCGTTGGTATTCATTTCTTCCAACAAGCATCCGGCATAGACTCTGTCGTTCTTTACAGTCCTAGAATCTTTGAAAAAGCTGGGATTACGTCAAAAGACGAAAAGTTACTCGCTACTGTAGCCGTTGGATTTGTCAAGACCACTTTCATCCTAGTGGCTACGTTTTTACTCGACAAAATCGGACGGCGTCCGTTGCTTTTGAGCAGTGTTGCGGGCATGATCGCCTCGCTCGCGACCCTTGCTATCTCTCTCACAGTCATAGATCAGTCACACAAAAAGATGATCTGGGCCATTGGTTTGGCCATCTCAACGGTTTTATCCTACGTGGCGTTTTTCTCAATCGGGATGGGGCCCATCACGTGGGTTTACAGTTCAGAGATTCTGCCGTTGAAGCTACGCGCTCAGGGAGCGAGTATTGGGGTCATGGTGAACAGGGTCACAAGTGGGGTCGTATCGATGACTTTCCTATCGCTTAGTAAAGCGATCACGATTGGCGGCTCCTTCTTTCTATACGCGTCAATTGCATCAGTTGCGTGGGTGTTTTTCTACACGTGTCTCCCCGAAACGCAGGGTAAAACCCTTGAAGAGATGGGGGCGCTCTTTGGTAATTTCCGTTGGCTGAGGGATTCCAAGAGAGAGAAGAGGAGGAACAAAGCCAACGAGATTAACGGTGACGGTGCGAGTAACGTTCAGTTAGGACCGGTTTCTAACGGTAACTGa
- the LOC102616135 gene encoding polyol transporter 5, which yields MAAGLAAESNNNTDPQNQKTLADFDPQKKPKRNLYASGAAILASMTSILLGYDIGVMSGAALYIKDDFKVSDTKIEILIGILNIYSLFGSLAAGRTSDWIGRRYTIVLAGAIFFTGALLMGFATNYAFLMGGRFVAGVGVGYGALIAPVYTAELSPASTRGFLTSFPEVFINGGILLGYVSNYGFSKLPLHLGWRMMLGIGAIPSVLPAVGALAMPESPRWLVMQGRLADAKKVLDKTSDSKEESMLRLADIKEAAGIPEDCNDDVVQVPKINRGEGVWKELLVRPTPAVRHIIVAAVGIHFFQQASGIDSVVLYSPRIFEKAGITSKDEKLLATVAVGFVKTTFILVATFLLDKIGRRPLLLSSVAGMIASLATLAISLTVIDQSHKKVIWAVGLAISTVLSYVAFFSIGMGPITMVYSSEILPLKLRAQGASIGVMVNRVTSGVVSMTFLSLSKAITIGGSFFLYASIASVAWVFFYTCLPETQGKTLEEMGALFGNFRWLRDSKREKRRNKANEINGDGASNVQLGPVSNGN from the exons ATGGCTGCAGGCTTGGCAGCCGAGAGCAACAACAATACTGACCctcaaaaccaaaaaactcTTGCGGATTTTGATCCccaaaagaaaccaaaaagaaatctGTATGCCTCCGGCGCTGCCATTTTGGCTTCCATGACTTCAATCTTACTAGGTTATG ACATTGGAGTAATGAGTGGAGCTGCACTCTACATCAAAGACGACTTTAAAGTCAGTGACACAAAAATCGAGATCTTAATTGGAATCTTGAATATTTACTCACTCTTCGGCTCACTGGCCGCCGGCAGAACCTCCGACTGGATTGGCCGCCGGTACACTATCGTGTTAGCCGGGGCCATCTTCTTCACCGGAGCGCTGCTCATGGGGTTTGCCACAAACTATGCTTTCCTCATGGGGGGTCGCTTCGTCGCCGGTGTCGGCGTCGGATACGGTGCATTGATCGCTCCCGTATACACAGCTGAACTCTCTCCGGCTTCCACTCGAGGCTTTCTCACCTCATTTCCTGAG GTTTTCATTAACGGCGGGATATTACTTGGCTACGTCTCGAACTACGGATTCTCCAAACTACCCCTCCACTTAGGCTGGCGCATGATGCTCGGAATCGGCGCCATTCCGTCGGTGCTTCCCGCCGTCGGCGCGTTAGCCATGCCAGAATCTCCGCGCTGGCTGGTGATGCAAGGCCGACTCGCCGATGCAAAGAAAGTTCTCGACAAAACCTCGGACTCGAAAGAGGAGTCTATGCTCAGACTCGCCGATATCAAAGAAGCAGCCGGCATTCCTGAAGACTGCAACGACGACGTCGTTCAAGTGCCGAAAATCAACCGTGGCGAAGGCGTATGGAAAGAGCTGCTGGTCCGTCCTACACCGGCCGTTCGTCACATCATAGTCGCAGCCGTTGGTATTCATTTCTTCCAACAAGCATCCGGCATAGACTCTGTCGTTCTTTACAGTCCTAGAATCTTTGAAAAAGCTGGGATTACGTCAAAAGACGAAAAGTTACTCGCTACTGTAGCCGTTGGATTTGTCAAGACCACTTTCATCCTAGTGGCTACGTTTTTACTCGACAAAATCGGACGGCGTCCGTTGCTTTTGAGCAGTGTTGCGGGCATGATCGCCTCGCTCGCGACCCTTGCTATCTCTCTTACAGTCATCGATCAGTCACACAAAAAGGTGATCTGGGCCGTTGGTTTGGCCATCTCAACGGTTTTATCCTACGTGGCGTTTTTCTCAATCGGGATGGGGCCCATCACGATGGTTTACAGTTCAGAGATTCTGCCGTTGAAGCTACGCGCTCAGGGAGCGAGTATCGGGGTGATGGTGAACAGGGTCACAAGTGGGGTCGTATCGATGACTTTCCTATCGCTTAGTAAAGCGATCACGATTGGCGGCTCCTTCTTTCTATACGCGTCAATTGCATCAGTTGCGTGGGTGTTTTTCTACACGTGTCTCCCCGAAACGCAGGGTAAAACCCTTGAAGAGATGGGGGCGCTCTTTGGTAATTTCCGTTGGCTGAGGGATTCCAAGAGAGAGAAGAGGAGGAACAAAGCCAACGAGATTAACGGTGACGGTGCGAGTAACGTTCAGTTAGGACCGGTTTCTAACGGTAACTGa
- the LOC102615841 gene encoding phosphatidylinositol 4-kinase alpha 1, whose amino-acid sequence MEALFELCDLIAQNPKQFSEKLAWICNRCPQPELLLSGSPRVSRSHLNAVLAVARFLSKCGDSADSRPKSVILEFIRAIPSSFNRSFWPQAFSTSDSISSFFTEFLGYVSKSCDESPDFAAEVAGLTGEVIISAVCCYGAEDSGITRAFLLASSKNFPPILPSDANKLVTVLLEQLALPIPASPREHIPINSGTSSSQSSPLSANHLQPSQSNGSESSPGNEGASIVSGSSVSMNGGASIFGGFTMNDGQQFRQQVASFEEESVESLEKQEIAFKLITHVLDKVQIDTKLLEQIRFLAKRQLQSMSAFLKIRKRDWTEQGPLLKARINAKLSVYQSVARLKIKSLSSLDMEGKTSKRLVLETLALLVDAAESCLLSVWRKLRVCEELFSSLLAGIAQIAVIRGGQPLRVLLIRLKPLVLTACAQGDTWGSSKGAMFETVMKTSCEIIESGWTKDRAPVDTFIMGLATSIRERNDYDEQVEKEKQAVPAVQLNVIRLLADLTVAVNKSEVVDMILPLFIESLEEGDASTPSLLRLRLLDAVSHMASLGFEKSYRETVVLMTRSYLSKLSIVGSAESKTMAAEATTERVETLPAGFLLIAGGLRNAKLRSDYRHRLLSLCSDVGLAAESKSGRSGADFLGPLLPAVAAICSDFDPTVDVEPSLLKLFRNLWFYIALFGLAPPIQKTQPPVKSVSSTLNSVGSMGTIPLQAVTGPYMWNTQWSSAVQHIAQGTPPLVVSSVKWLEDELELNALHNPGSRRGSGNEKAAGTQRAALSAALGGRVEVAAMSTISGVKATYLLAVAFLEIIRFSSNGGILNGGTSLTAARSAFSCVFEYLKTPNLMPSVFQCLNAIVLRAFETAVSWLEERTAETGNEAEIKESTLFAHACFLIKSMSQREEHLRDTAVNLLTQLRDKFPQVLWHSSCLDSLLFSFDSDASSAVINDPAWVATVRSLYQRLVREWVLTSLSYAPCTTQGLLQDKLCKANNWQRAQPTTDMVSLLSEIRIGTCKNDCWPGIRTANIPAVTAAAAAASGATLKPAEALEVLSTGIVSATVKCNHAGEIAGMRRLYNSIGGFQSGTMPTGSFGFGGGFQRLISGAFSQQPQTEDDSFNEMLLSKFVHLLQQFVNVAEKGGEVDKGQFRETCSQATALLLSNLDSNSKSNVEGFSQLLRLLCWCPAYISTPDAMETGVFIWTWLVSAAPQLGSLVLAELVDAWLWTIDTKRGLFATDVRYSGPAAKLRPHLAPGEPEPQPEIDPVQQIIAHRLWLGFFIDRFEVVRHNSVEQLLLLGRMLQGTTNFPWKFSRHPAAAGTFFTLMLLGLKFCSCQSQGYLQNFKSGLQLLEDRIYRASLGWFAYEPEWYDINCVNFAQSEAQSLSLFLHYLLNERADAFQHDAKGRGHENGSALVDVNDQFHPIWGQIENYDVGREKRKQLLLMLCQHEADRLDVWAHPIISKESVSSRPRISSEKLVEYARTAFQVDPRIALSLASRFPANASLKAEVTQLVQLHILDIRCIPEALPYFVTPKAVDEDSALLQQLPHWAACSITQALEFLTPAYKGHPRVMAYILRVLESYPPERVTFFMPQLVQALRYDDERLVEGYLLRATQRSDIFAHILIWHLQGETFVPESGKEKDANSVKNGSFQTLLPMVRQRIIDGFNPKALDLFQREFDFFDKVTNISGALYPLPKEERRAGIRRELEKIEMAGEDLYLPTAPNKLVRGIRVDSGIPLQSAAKVPIMITFNVVDRDGDQSNVMPQACIFKVGDDCRQDVLALQVISLLRDIFEAVGLNLYLFPYGVLPTGPEKGIIEVVPNTRSRSQMGETTDGGLYEIFQQDFGPVGSTSFEAARENFIISSAGYAVASLLLQPKDRHNGNLLFDNIGRLVHIDFGFILETSPGRNMRFESAHFKLSHEMTQLLDPSGVMKSDTWNQFVSLCIKGYLAARRYMDGIINTVLLMLDSGLPCFSRGDPIGNLRKRFHPEMSDREAAIFMRNVCTDAYNKWTTAGYDLIQYLQQGIEK is encoded by the exons ATGGAGGCATTGTTCGAGCTGTGTGATCTGATCGCGCAAAATCCAAAACAATTCTCCGAGAAACTCGCGTGGATTTGCAACCGATGTCCGCAACCCGAATTGTTGTTATCCGGATCCCCGAGAGTTTCTCGTTCTCATCTCAATGCCGTACTCGCCGTCGCTCGGTTCCTTTCAAAATGCGGCGACTCGGCCGATTCCCGCCCCAAATCCGTCATTCTCGAGTTCATCCGCGCCATTCCGTCGTCTTTTAACCGCTCCTTCTGGCCGCAGGCGTTCTCCACTAGCGACTCGATTTCGTCTTTCTTCACGGAATTCTTAGGTTACGTGTCCAAATCCTGTGACGAAAGCCCCGATTTCGCTGCAGAAGTCGCTGGTCTCACTGGCGAGGTCATTATTTCGGCGGTCTGTTGTTATGGAGCTGAAGATTCGGGAATCACGAGAGCTTTTTTGTTGGCTTCATCGAAGAATTTCCCGCCAATTTTGCCTTCCGATGCAAATAAATTGGTAACGGTTCTCCTCGAACAGCTGGCATTGCCAATTCCGGCTTCGCCGAGAGAACATATACCTATAAACTCTGGAACTTCGTCGTCTCAGAGCTCCCCATTGAGTGCAAATCATCTTCAGCCCAGTCAAAGTAACGGGAGTGAGTCCAGTCCTGGAAATGAGGGGGCGAGCATCGTGTCGGGCTCAAGTGTGTCAATGAATGGTGGGGCAAGCATATTTGGTGGATTCACTATGAACGATGGGCAACAATTCAGGCAACAGGTGGCTTCTTTCGAGGAAGAGTCTGTGGAGAGCTTGGAGAAGCAAGAGATTGCGTTTAAATTGATTACacatgttttggataaagTACAGATCGACACTAAGCTTTTGGAGCAGATTAGGTTTTTGGCAAAGAGGCAGCTCCAGTCCATGTCTGCTTTTCTGAAG ATAAGGAAGCGGGATTGGACTGAACAGGGACCTCTCCTGAAAGCCAGAATAAATGCAAAGCTATCTGTTTATCAATCTGTGGCAAGGTTGAAAATAAAGAGTCTTTCATCTCTTGATATGGAAGGGAAAACCTCAAAGCGATTGGTGTTGGAGACTCTTGCATTATTAGTTGATGCTGCCGAATCTTGTTTGCTCTCTGTTTGGAGAAAGTTGAGAGTTTGTGAGGAGCTGTTCAGTTCCCTGCTTGCAGGGATAGCACAGATTGCTGTTATTAGGGGAGGTCAGCCACTGCGAGTTTTGCTTATTCGTCTGAAGCCTCTTGTGCTAACCGCCTGTGCGCAG GGTGACACTTGGGGCAGCAGCAAGGGAGCCATGTTTGAGACTGTCATGAAGACGAGCTGTGAAATAATTGAATCTGGCTGGACCAAGGACCGGGCGCCTGTGGACACATTTATCATGGGATTGGCTACAAGTATTCGCGAACGAAATGATTATGATGAGCAG GTTGAGAAAGAGAAACAGGCAGTTCCAGCCGTGCAGCTTAATGTTATACGCTTGCTAGCTGATTTGACTGTTGCTGTTAATAAGTCTGAAGTGGTAGACATGATATTGCCACTTTTTATTGAGAGCTTGGAAGAGGGTGATGCTTCAACTCCTAGTTTATTGCGGCTCAGA CTTCTAGATGCTGTGTCTCACATGGCAAGTTTAGGTTTCGAGAAGTCCTATCGTGAAACAGTTGTTCTGATGACAAGAAGTTATTTGAGTAAACTATCAATTGTTGGATCTGCTGAAAGCAAAACAATGGCAGCTGAAGCTACTACAGAACGTGTTGAG ACTCTTCCTGCAGGATTTCTTCTTATTGCTGGTGGTCTTAGAAATGCTAAACTACGTTCTGACTACCGACACCGTTTGCTATCTTTGTGCTCCGATGTAGGCCTGGCTGCTGAGTCTAAAAGTGGGAG GAGTGGAGCTGATTTTCTGGGGCCTTTACTTCCTGCTGTTGCTGCAATATGCTCTGATTTTGATCCTACCGTAGATGTGGAACCATCACTTTTGAAGTTGTTTCGCAATTTGTGGTTCTATATTGCTCTATTTGGCTTGGCACCCCCCATACAGAAAACTCAACCGCCAGTAAAGTCAGTTTCCAGTACATTGAACAGTGTTGGCAGCATGGGTACAATACCTCTTCAAGCAGTGACTGGACCTTATATGTGGAATACACAGTGGTCGTCTGCTGTTCAGCATATTGCTCAAGGGACTCCTCCCCTT GTTGTCAGCTCAGTGAAATGGCTTGAAGATGAGTTGGAACTCAATGCTCTTCACAATCCTGGTAGTCGTCGAGGGAGTGGGAATGAGAAAGCTGCGGGAACCCAAAGAGCAGCACTTTCTGCTGCTTTAGGAGGACGAGTTGAAGTTGCAGCGATGAGCACAATTTCAG GCGTGAAGGCGACCTATCTTCTTGCAGTTGCTTTTTTAGAGATTATACGTTTCAGCAGCAATGGTGGCATACTTAATGGAGGCACTAGTTTGACTGCCGCCAGAAGTGCATTCAGTTGTGTTTTTGAATACTTGAAAACTCCAAACCTTATGCCTTCTGTTTTCCAATGTTTGAATGCAATTGTGCTCAGGGCATTTGAAACTGCAGTATCATGGCTG GAAGAACGGACAGCAGAAACAGGCAATGAAGCTGAGATCAAAGAATCTACTCTTTTTGCTCATGCTTGTTTCCTCATAAAAAGTATGTCACAGAGGGAGGAACACCTCCGTGATACTGCCGTTAACTTGTTAACTCAGCTTAGAGATAAGTTTCCTCAG GTTTTGTGGCATTCATCTTGTTTAGATTCgctattattttcatttgatagTGATGCTTCTTCTGCCGTTATCAATGATCCTGCATGGGTTGCAACTGTTCGTTCTTTGTACCAGCGACTTGTTCGAGAATGGGTTCTCACATCGCTTTCATATGCTCCGTGCACTACCCAGGGCCTGCTTCAG GATAAGCTTTGTAAAGCAAATAATTGGCAGAGAGCGCAGCCTACGACTGATATGGTTTCTCTTTTATCTGAAATACGAATTGGTACGTGTAAAAATGATTGCTGGCCTGGTATACGAACAGCAAACATTCCTGCAGTCACAGCTGCGGCAGCTGCAGCTTCTGGAGCAACCTTAAAACCAGCAGAGGCCTTGGAGGTGCTCAGCACTGGTATTGTCAGTGCAACAGTTAAGTGCAACCATGCTGGAGAAATTGCTGGCATGAGAAGGTTGTATAACAGCATTGGCGGATTTCAATCTGGTACCATGCCAACAGGTAGTTTTGGGTTTGGCGGTGGCTTTCAGAGGCTGATATCTGGAGCATTTTCCCAACAGCCACAGACAGAGGATGATTCATTCAATGAGATGTTGCTTTCCAAATTTGTTCACCTTCTTCAGCAATTTGTTAATGTTGCAGAAAAGGGTGGGGAAGTGGATAAGGGACAGTTTCGTGAAACTTGTTCTCAGGCAACAGCCTTGCTTCTTTCTAATCTG GATtccaattcaaaatcaaatgtaGAGGGCTTCTCACAGCTTCTACGGCTGCTGTGTTGGTGTCCAGCTTATATTTCCACCCCTGATGCAATGGAAACTGGCGTTTTCATTTGGACATGGTTAGTGTCAGCTGCACCCCAACTGGGGTCCCTTGTCCTCGCTGAGCTTGTTGATGCATGGTTATGGACAATTGATACAAAACGAGGTCTCTTTGCAACTGATGTGAGATACTCTGGACCTGCTGCAAAATTGCGGCCACATCTTGCACCTGGGGAACCAGAACCACAGCCTGAAATTGATCCTGTTCAACAAATAATTGCCCATAGACTATGGCTTGGGTTTTTTATTGATCGCTTTGAG GTAGTTCGACACAATAGTGTTGAGCAACTCTTGCTCCTTGGTCGGATGTTACAAGGAACCACAAATTTCCCATGGAAATTTTCACGCCATCCTGCAGCCGCTGGCACTTTCTTCACTCTCATGCTTCTTGGCCTGAAGTTCTGCTCATGCCAGTCCCAGGGATATTTGCAGAATTTCAAATCAGGACTTCAACTTCTGGAAGATCGCATTTACAG GGCCTCACTGGGCTGGTTTGCTTATGAGCCTGAGTGGTATGACATTAATTGTGTGAACTTTGCCCAGAGCGAGGCTCAGTccctttctttatttcttcactATCTTTTGAATGAGCGAGCGGATGCTTTTCAACATGATGCAAAAGGGCGGGGACATGAGAATGGTAGTGCTTTGGTTGACGTG AATGATCAGTTTCATCCTATCTGGGGCCAGATTGAAAATTATGACGTGGGAAGAGAGAAACGGAAGCAGCTTCTTCTGATGCTATGTCAGCATGAGGCTGATAGGCTTGACGTTTGGGCACATCCCATTATCTCAAA GGAAAGTGTATCTTCGCGGCCAAGAATTAGCTCAGAGAAGCTTGTTGAATATGCTCGGACCGCCTTTCAAGTGGATCCTAGGATTGCTCTATCCTTGGCATCAAGATTCCCAGCAAATGCTTCTTTGAAGGCTGAAGTAACTCAGCTGGTTCAG TTGCATATATTGGACATCCGCTGTATACCTGAAGCATTGCCGTATTTTGTCACTCCTAAGGCTGTTGATGAAGATTCAGCTCTTCTGCAACAATTGCCACACTGGGCAGCTTGTTCAATCACACAAGCCCTTGAGTTCCTTACTCCAGCATATAAGGGTCATCCGCGTGTCATGGCCTATATACTTAGGGTCTTGGAGTCTTATCCTCCTGAACGAGTTACTTTCTTCATGCCACAGCTAGTTCAGGCTCTTCGATACGATGATGAG AGATTGGTAGAAGGGTATTTGCTTAGAGCAACTCAAAGAAGTGATATATTTGCGCATATACTGATATGGCATCTACAG GGTGAGACATTTGTACCAGAATCTGGGAAAGAGAAAGATGCTAACTCTGTGAAG AATGGTTCGTTTCAAACATTGTTGCCCATGGTTCGGCAGCGTATTATTGATGGTTTCAATCCCAAGGCCCTTGATTTGTTTCAAAGAGAGTTTGACTTCTTTGACAAAGTTACTAATATTTCTGGTGCACTGTATCCGCTTCCCAAGGAAGAACGTCGAGCTGGTATCCGGAG GGAGttggaaaaaattgaaatggcggGAGAAGACCTTTATCTACCAACTGCCCCTAACAAGCTTGTAAGGGGCATCCGGGTGGATAGTGGAATACCTTTACAGTCAGCAGCCAAAGTTCCTATTATGATCACATTTAATGTGGTGGACCGGGATGGTGATCAAAGCAATGTGATGCCCCAAGCTTGCATTTTCAAG GTTGGAGATGATTGTCGACAAGATGTTCTTGCTCTTCAAGTGATTTCCCTTCTTAGAGACATATTTGAAGCAGTCGGACTTAATCTCTATCTGTTTCCATATGGTGTTCTCCCAACTGGTCCAGAGAAAGGTATAATTGAG GTTGTGCCTAATACACGGAGTAGAAGTCAAATGGGCGAAACAACTGATGGTGGTTTGTATGAGATTTTCCAACAGGACTTTGGACCTGTTGGTTCTACTAGTTTTGAAGCTGCACGAGAGAATTTTATCATTAGCAGCGCTGGTTATGCAGTTGCAAGCTTATTACTCCAACCAAAGGATAGGCACAATGGAAATCTTCTTTTTGATAA CATCGGGAGGCTGGTCCATATTGATTTTGGTTTCATTTTGGAGACATCACCTGGTAGAAACATGCGTTTTGAGAGTGCACACTTCAAGCTGAGCCATGAAATGACTCAATTACTGGATCCATCCGGGGTGATGAAGAGTGATACTTGGAATCAATTCGTTAG CTTGTGCATCAAGGGTTATCTAGCTGCTCGCCGTTATATGGATGGGATCATCAACACTGTGTTGTTAATGCTAGACAGCGGGTTACCTTGCTTTAGCAGGGGTGATCCTATTGGAAATCTTCGCAAGAGGTTTCATCCTGAGATGAGTGATCGTGAGGCTGCAATTTTCATGAGGAATGTGTGCACAGACGCTTACAACAAGTGGACTACTGCTGGCTATGACTTGATTCAGTATCTGCAACAGGGCATTGagaagtga
- the LOC102624245 gene encoding uncharacterized protein LOC102624245, with translation MNNQQEDFNQEITRKRKSTTTATTNNSSKRINNNNNNNQNINLDHYDQEDNDLLALSLSVRPASRPRRAIPDEETSPSPLPLQLSQPCSMQTRLVSQSPPQLPLQISPSHSLYIPPFMPDPSVVPVCRQEIPSPAPAAAAPPSRPLRPRRNPTQAPGQGKGDTVPALYPWATTHRATVHNLNYLLSKQITTITGEMQCKKCENQYEMGYDLRDKFYEVGRFIAENKSSMHDRAPSVWMNPVLPTCKFCDQENSAKPVIPDKKKQINWLFLLLGQLLGCCTLDQLKYFCKHTKNHRTGAKDRVLYLTYLGLCKQLDPNGPFGR, from the coding sequence ATGAACAACCAGCAAGAAGACTTCAACCAAGAAATcactagaaaaagaaaaagcaccaCCACCGCCACCACCAACAATAGCTCAAAaagaatcaataataataataataacaatcaaaacaTCAACCTCGACCACTACGATCAAGAAGACAATGACTTGCTTGCCCTCTCATTATCCGTCCGCCCCGCTTCCCGTCCCCGTCGAGCCATCCCCGACGAAGAAACATCCCCATCCCCGTTACCTCTCCAGTTATCACAGCCTTGCTCGATGCAAACCCGACTCGTTTCCCAATCCCCACCACAACTCCCTCTCCAAATATCACCCTCCCACTCCCTTTACATCCCTCCCTTCATGCCCGACCCCTCCGTGGTCCCCGTTTGTCGCCAAGAGATCCCCTCCCCCGCCCCCGCCGCTGCAGCACCGCCTTCTCGGCCATTACGTCCTCGACGCAACCCCACGCAGGCCCCGGGCCAAGGGAAGGGCGACACGGTCCCGGCCCTATACCCCTGGGCCACGACTCACCGTGCCACGGTGCACAACTTGAACTACTTGCTTTCCAAGCAAATAACGACCATCACCGGCGAGATGCAGTGCAAGAAATGTGAGAACCAGTACGAGATGGGGTATGACTTGAGGGACAAGTTTTACGAAGTGGGGAGGTTCATTGCTGAGAATAAGAGTAGCATGCACGACAGGGCGCCCAGTGTGTGGATGAATCCCGTGCTGCCCACGTGCAAGTTCTGTGATCAGGAGAATAGCGCGAAGCCGGTGATTCCTGATAAGAAGAAGCAGATCAATTGGTTGTTTTTGCTCTTGGGTCAGTTGCTGGGCTGCTGTACTCTCGATCAGTTGAAGTATTTCTGCAAGCATACTAAGAATCATCGTACTGGGGCTAAAGATCGTGTGCTTTATCTTACCTATCTTGGTTTGTGCAAGCAACTTGATCCCAATGGTCCCTTTGGTCgctaa
- the LOC102615540 gene encoding mediator of RNA polymerase II transcription subunit 32 yields the protein MDNIVDALSSAYKEFVAAAANVLEAKELSVAQKTAATDAALENFKQRWELFRVACDQAEEFVESVKQRIGSECLVDEATGSLAGKSGQAATTGLPPISAVRLEQMSKAVRWLVIELQHGGTGGSSAHAHPSVPFDARFPEDAGQ from the coding sequence ATGGACAACATTGTGGATGCTTTAAGTAGTGCGTATAAGGAGTTTGTTGCCGCTGCAGCTAATGTGCTTGAAGCTAAGGAACTTTCAGTTGCCCAGAAAACAGCAGCTACTGATGCTGCTTTAGAGAACTTCAAGCAGAGGTGGGAGTTGTTCAGGGTGGCTTGTGATCAGGCCGAGGAGTTCGTGGAGTCTGTAAAACAAAGAATAGGATCTGAGTGCTTGGTTGATGAGGCTACCGGCTCTCTGGCTGGAAAGTCGGGTCAAGCTGCCACTACTGGTCTCCCTCCTATTAGTGCAGTTCGGTTGGAGCAGATGAGTAAAGCTGTTCGGTGGCTTGTCATTGAGTTGCAGCATGGTGGAACTGGTGGTAGTTCAGCGCATGCACATCCTTCTGTTCCTTTTGATGCGAGGTTCCCTGAAGATGCTGGTCAATAG